A window from Eubalaena glacialis isolate mEubGla1 chromosome 1, mEubGla1.1.hap2.+ XY, whole genome shotgun sequence encodes these proteins:
- the RBM44 gene encoding RNA-binding protein 44 — protein sequence MQATAVVETASGKGYHGNGNIQKDEPSNRKEEDLLSPNGCKEAKLTFLDYDWDSLALEKRANDKEIGSIDKIELLEPSFTVSPNTKIESTHSQSSEFEGSIDNAFLNETYCIHHSESKLKNESLIHLNSELDYEMQKRKEVFFGILNHRGNKTVGSERIYKISDDDYKETPEDVQKRDLDDDSQQEYHSVEEQEYINNHLSFDQTKTLNISNLEVLGLRSSGYGVNCASNLEDNHVKLESNSSTCLDSADVYGQEGSPHVSKFQNSVMLREYHEPKHGKCMEQDTSLMYHTVFDEIVLKSSPLEHQESQSKSGFLNPQKALKTKICTGKVKSQITKSKDFCGNSVVEKKMLQHLENPSTLPQDKDLETLLQPCKDCQTSWTSIFDDSVISACGYSRYKSLQNTPNPALDFSVTLPRSAIRDNQAIEEGSALKAANGNTTNKACFHHMEGPCPKSVTDVPSCTVTVNQTVDVSTDFRACFTTSRATSARSSVISTSSNTEITMMNKKWPGEWQSEKRSVACNTDWAYSQDNEDPQMAMTKGSLGKSLSVDSLKPKGDFLNKDSLELRKTFDFTDLKKHSEREPQLSKEMEKNLPSKCCQQIMQRAIKAELHLLNVHYQMCHHHCSDIYKLVMENREGLNRNLSSNSTKKELGSALLSVLEDLKVRYVNLKEKINKGIPLEELPPLSVESKLLSTFSAFASRLMKEESHTFSGADSELDNQSTRDVDGSSSLKKTLSQMSLLPDNIHPKQDTSPKEDGLKNGDVDIDFSQLKLDDKDSKNHREVSEDWFDAKENLTGADFSGIQENQIVQDKGDPKFTLEMKNVEPLRRDKGYLIHVGGLCPSVSEVDLRSHFQKYEISDISIYDSSPNYRYASLALKKNSDAKLAVKEMNGIEINGKSVNVRLVKTPGEYTSPLSSKNGNKVSFNNLEKNISKEINSASSVSRLPRTRPRQQLGSEQDSEFFPFDQKGIKKNCRQIESTKLLPDAPIQFVPPNTLNLGSFTKIMKRLAELHPKAGRDHIIDALQEVRMHHKGSLSGLSVNAIVRMTSSVLENSASVEPQRTCCKEWLLLTPVGSQVNEGAWGNEEGADHKKMQRGPQTKGGKGDSKGSGKRGYSSQERMWPPPPSDTDPYQDTWNPQVVGMLALSVLPTTWLSAAACSLS from the exons atGAGCCTTCTAATCGTAAGGAAGAAGATTTGTTATCTCCTAATGGTTGTAAAGAAGCCAAATTGACTTTTCTTGATTATGACTGGGATTCCTTGGCATTAGAAAAAAGAGCTAATGACAAAGAAATCGGCAGTATTGACAAAATAGAGTTATTGGAGCCATCTTTTACTGTGAGTCCAAATACTAAGATAGAGAGTACTCACTCTCAGTCAAGTGAGTTTGAAGGTAGTATTGACAACGCTTTCCTGAATGAAACCTACTGTATACATCATTCAGAGTCAAAACTGAAGAATGAAAGTCTTATTCATTTAAATTCAGAATTAGATTATGAAATGCAGAAAAGAAAGGAGGTGTTTTTTGGTATTTTGAATCATCGAGGTAATAAGACTGTTGGCTCGGAAAGAATCTACAAGATTTCAGATGATGATTATAAAGAAACTCCTGAAGATGTGCAAAAGCGTGATCTAGATGATGACTCACAGCAGGAATATCACAGTGTGGAAGaacaagaatatataaataaccatTTATCTTTTGACCAAACGAAGACATTAAACATATCTAATCTGGAAGTTTTGGGACTAAGAAGTTCAGGTTATGGAGTTAATTGTGCTAGCAATCTAGAAGATAATCATGTTAAATTAGAAAGTAATTCTAGCACCTGTTTAGATTCAGCTGATGTTTATGGACAAGAAGGTTCACCTCATGTCTCCAAATTTCAGAATTCTGTTATGTTAAGAGAATATCATGAACCAAAACATGGAAAGTGTATGGAACAAGACACTAGTTTAATGTACCACACAGTATTTGATGAAATTGTACTAAAGAGTAGTCCTCTTGAACACCAGGAATCTCAATCTAAGAGTGGTTTCTTGAACCCTcaaaaagcattaaaaactaaaatttgtaCTGGCAAAGTGAAGTCTCAAATAACTAAAAGTAAAGATTTTTGTGGAAATTCGGttgttgagaaaaaaatgttacagcACCTTGAAAATCCAAGCACATTACCACAAGACAAAGATTTAGAGACATTACTCCAGCCCTGTAAAGATTGTCAAACTTCCTGGACCTCTATTTTTGATGATTCGGTAATTTCTGCCTGTGGGTATTCACGTTATAAAAGCCTACAAAACACCCCTAACCCAGCCTTAGATTTTTCTGTTACTCTACCAAGGTCTGCAATCAGAGATAACCAGGCAATAGAAGAAGGTAGCGCCCTAAAAGCTGCTAATGGCAATACCACAAATAAAGCATGCTTTCACCATATGGAAGGACCATGTCCCAAATCAGTGACAGATGTACCAAGTTGTACAGTCACAGTTAATCAAACAGTGGATGTTAGCACTGATTTTAGGGCTTGTTTCACAACAAGCAGGGCGACGAGTGCAAGATCTTCTGTAATATCTACATCAAGCAACACAGAGATaacaatgatgaataaaaaaTGGCCTGGTGAGTGGCAAAGTGAGAAACGAAGTGTGGCATGTAACACAGATTGGGCATACAGTCAAGATAATGAAGATCCACAGATGGCTATGACAAAAGGATCTTTGGGGAAATCTCTCTCCGTTGACAGTTTAAAACCTAAGGGAGATTTCCTGAATAAG GATTCCCTGGAATTAAGGAAAACATTTGATTTCACAGACTTAAAGAAACATTCTGAAAG ggaACCTCAACTTTCTAAAGAGATGGAGAAGAATTTGCCATCAAAGTGCTGTCAGCAAATAATGCAGAGAGCCATCAAAGCAGAGTTGCACCTTTTAAATGTTCACTATCAAATGTGTCATCACCATTGCAGTGATATTTACAAACTTGTAATGGAAAATAGAGAAGGATTAAATAG GAATTTATCAAGTAATTCTACTAAGAAGGAATTAGGATCAGCTCTACTGTCAGTTTTAGAAGACTTGAAAGTTAGATATGtgaatttgaaagaaaagataaacaagggTATACCACTGGAAGAGCTGCCTCCACTGTCGGTAGAATCAAAATTATTATCTACCTTCTCTGCTTTTGCTTCCAGG ctAATGAAAGAAGAATCACATAC CTTTTCAGGGGCAGATTCTGAACTAGATAATCAAAGTACCCGTGATGTTGATGGTTCTTCGAGCCTGAAAAAGACACTCTCTCAA ATGTCTCTATTACCTGACAACATTCATCCTAAACAAGATACATCACCCAAGGAGGATGGTTTAAAAAATGGTGACGTAGATATAGACTTTAGTCAACTAAAACTTGATGATAAAG ACTCCAAAAATCACCGAGAAGTAAGTGAAGACTGGTTTGATGCTAAAGAGAACCTGACAGGAGCTGACTTCTCAGGAATACAAGAAAATCAAATAGTACAAGACAAAGGGGATCCGAAGTTTACACTAG aaatgaagaatgttgAACCCTTACGAAGAGATAAAGGTTACTTGATACATGTTGGTGGTCTCTGCCCTTCAGTGTCTGAG GTTGATTTAAGGTCTCATTTCCAGAAATATGAAATTTCTGACATTTCAATTTATGATTCTTCTCCTAATTACAG atatgcatctcttgctttaaaaaaaaacagtgatgcAAAGCTGGCTGTGAAAGAAATGAATGGTATAGAAATAAATGGGAAATCAGTAAATGTGCGGCTTGTCAAAACTCCTGGAGAATACACATCACCACTTTCGtccaaaaatggaaataaagttaGTTTCAATAATTTGGAGAAAAACATCAGCAAAGAAATCAACTCAGCCTCCTCTGTTTCTAGATTGCCTAGAACTAGGCCGAGGCAGCAGCTGGGATCTGAGCAAGACAGTGAGTTTTTCCCTTTCGACCAAAAG ggtATCAAGAAGAATTGTAGGCAGATTGAATCCACTAAATTACTACCTGATGCACCTATTCAATTTGTACCTCCAAATACATTGAACCTGGGTAGCTTTACCAAGATCATGAAGAGACTGGCTGAACTACATCCGAAAGCTGGCAG AGATCACATTATAGACGCTCTTCAGGAGGTTAGAATGCATCATAAAGGCTCTCTCAGTGGCCTGTCTGTTAATGCTATTGTGAGGATGACTTCCTCTGTTTTGGAAAACTCTGCTTCCG TTGAGCCTCAGAGAACATGTTGCAAAGAATGGCTCCTGCTGACCCCAGTGGGGTCCCAGGTTAATGAAGGTGCCTGGGGTAATGAAGAAGGAGCTGACCATAAGAAGATGCAGAGAGGCCCACAGACCAAGGGTGGAAAGGGTGACTCAAAAGG